In one window of Cynocephalus volans isolate mCynVol1 chromosome 6, mCynVol1.pri, whole genome shotgun sequence DNA:
- the RPS15A gene encoding small ribosomal subunit protein uS8: MVRMNVLADALKSINNAEKRGKRQVLIRPCSKVIVRFLTVMMKHGYIGEFEIIDDHRAGKIVVNLTGRLNKCGVISPRFDVQLKDLEKWQNNLLPSRQFGFIVLTTSAGIMDHEEARRKHTGGKILGFFF, encoded by the exons ATGGTGCGCATGAATGTCCTGGCTGATGCTCTCAAGAGCATCAACAATGCCGAAAAGAGAGGCAAACGCCAGGTTCTTATTAGGCCGTGCTCCAAAGTCATTGTCCGGTTTCTAACAGTGATGATGAAGCATG GTTACATTGGCGAATTTGAAATCATTGATGATCACAGAGCTGGGAAAATTGTTGTGAACCTCACAGGCAGGTTAAACAAG tgTGGAGTGATCAGCCCCAGATTTGATGTACAACTCAAAGATCTAGAAAAGTGGCAGAATAATCTGCTCCCATCACGTCAGTTTGG TTTCATTGTACTGACAACCTCGGCTGGCATCATGGACCATGAAGAAGCAAGACGAAAACACACAGGAGGGAAAATCCTGGGATTCTTTTTCTAG